The following proteins are co-located in the Vigna angularis cultivar LongXiaoDou No.4 chromosome 2, ASM1680809v1, whole genome shotgun sequence genome:
- the LOC128195597 gene encoding uncharacterized protein LOC128195597, which translates to MGDIVWNGLLEKWNMPLYRQKCETAKKNRTSDKGGCLHTRGSISVHEHAIRLSQELGRSVHVDEIFQQTHIRASTGEFVDERSRRTHEEFEAKFSQIRSETASVGASTSAPLDPADEERLRNQCWLDVAGGRYKGRVYGIGNVSAQDDCVDSYIQQTQASSSQQPMVEDIFNLHTRVSTHDDQLRQMNSQLQGFIGVIMQYLPPPAVAIAQQFFQSQNQPQPNVQPQQPQQPQQPQQPQQPQQPQQAQQPTDQPQDDNVYGDY; encoded by the exons ATGGGGGATATTGTTTGGAATGGTCTTTTGGAGAAGTGGAACATGCCACTGTATAGACAAAAATGTGAAACGGCCAAAAAAAACAGGACATCTGACAAGGGTGGTTGTTTGCACACTAGGGGTTCCATTAGCGTGCATGAACATGCAATTCGTCTg TCACAGGAGCTTGGTCGTTCAgtgcatgttgatgaaatatttcagcaGACACATATTCGAGCATCAACAGGAGAATTTGTCGATGAAAGGTCTAGGCGGACACAT GAAGAGTTTGaagcaaaattttctcaaataagatcTGAGACAGCATCTGTTGGTGCTTCAACAAGTGCTCCCCTAGACCCTGCAGATGAGGAAAGATTGAGGAACCAATGTTGGTTGGACGTTGCTGGTGGAAGGTACAAGGGACGCGTATACGGCATCGGAAATGTCAGTGCTCAAGATGACTGTGTTGATAGTTACATACAACAGACACAAGCATCTTCTTCTCAGCAACCGATGGTAGAGGACATTTTTAACCTCCACACACGAGTATCAACCCATGATGACCAACTTCGACAGATGAACTCTCAATTGCAAGGCTTTATTGGCGTCATAATGCAGTACCTTCCGCCTCCTGCAGTCGCAATTGCACAACAATTTTTTCAATCCCAAAATCAGCCACAACCTAATGTTCAACCACAGCAACCACAGCAACCACAgcaaccacaacaaccacagCAACCACAGCAACCACAACAAGCACAGCAACCAACAGATCAACCACAAGATGATAATGTTTATGGAGATTATTAG